The Myotis daubentonii chromosome 9, mMyoDau2.1, whole genome shotgun sequence genome has a segment encoding these proteins:
- the GSTP1 gene encoding glutathione S-transferase P isoform X2, with protein MAPYTIVYFPVRGRCEATRMLLADQGQSWKEEVVTKETWLEGTLKASCLYGQLPKFQDGDLTLYQSNAILRHLGRSLGLYGKDQREAALVDVVNDGVEDLRCKYATLIYTNYEAGKEDYVKELPGRLKPFETLLSQNQGGQAFIVGNQISFADYNLLDLLLNHQVLAPSCLDSLPLLSAYVSRLSARPKLKAFLASPEHVNRPINGNGKQ; from the exons A TGGCGCCCTACACCATCGTCTACTTCCCTGTTCGAG ggCGCTGCGAGGCCACGCGCATGCTGCTggctgaccagggccagagctggaaggaggaggtggtgacCAAGGAGACCTGGCTGGAGGGCACCCTCAAGGCCTCCTGT CTGTACGGGCAGCTCCCCAAGTTCCAGGACGGAGACCTGACCCTGTACCAGTCCAATGCCATCCTGCGCCACCTGGGCCGCTCCCTCG ggctgTATGGGAAGGACCAGCGCGAGGCAGCCCTGGTGGACGTGGTGAATGACGGCGTGGAGGACCTCCGCTGCAAATACGCCACCCTCATCTACACCAACTAC GAGGCGGGCAAGGAGGACTACGTGAAGGAGCTGCCTGGGCGCCTGAAGCCCTTTGAGACCCTGCTCTCCCAGAACCAGGGGGGCCAGGCCTTCATCGTGGGCAACCAG ATCTCCTTCGCCGACTACAACCTGCTGGACTTGCTGCTGAATCACCAGGTCCTGGCCCCCAGCTGCCTGGACTCCCTCCCCCTGCTCTCGGCCTATGTGTCTCGCCTCAGCGCCCGGCCCAAGCTCAAGGCCttcctggcctccccggagcacGTGAACCGCCCCATCAATGGCAATGGGAAACAGTGA
- the GSTP1 gene encoding glutathione S-transferase P isoform X1 — protein MQEFVSLQSAPQAEKEAARARPRPGEVAPYTIVYFPVRGRCEATRMLLADQGQSWKEEVVTKETWLEGTLKASCLYGQLPKFQDGDLTLYQSNAILRHLGRSLGLYGKDQREAALVDVVNDGVEDLRCKYATLIYTNYEAGKEDYVKELPGRLKPFETLLSQNQGGQAFIVGNQISFADYNLLDLLLNHQVLAPSCLDSLPLLSAYVSRLSARPKLKAFLASPEHVNRPINGNGKQ, from the exons ATGCAAGAGTTTGTGTCCCTTCAATCTGCGCCCCAAGCGGAGAAGGAGGCGGCCAGGGCAAGGCCAAGGCCTGGAGAAG TGGCGCCCTACACCATCGTCTACTTCCCTGTTCGAG ggCGCTGCGAGGCCACGCGCATGCTGCTggctgaccagggccagagctggaaggaggaggtggtgacCAAGGAGACCTGGCTGGAGGGCACCCTCAAGGCCTCCTGT CTGTACGGGCAGCTCCCCAAGTTCCAGGACGGAGACCTGACCCTGTACCAGTCCAATGCCATCCTGCGCCACCTGGGCCGCTCCCTCG ggctgTATGGGAAGGACCAGCGCGAGGCAGCCCTGGTGGACGTGGTGAATGACGGCGTGGAGGACCTCCGCTGCAAATACGCCACCCTCATCTACACCAACTAC GAGGCGGGCAAGGAGGACTACGTGAAGGAGCTGCCTGGGCGCCTGAAGCCCTTTGAGACCCTGCTCTCCCAGAACCAGGGGGGCCAGGCCTTCATCGTGGGCAACCAG ATCTCCTTCGCCGACTACAACCTGCTGGACTTGCTGCTGAATCACCAGGTCCTGGCCCCCAGCTGCCTGGACTCCCTCCCCCTGCTCTCGGCCTATGTGTCTCGCCTCAGCGCCCGGCCCAAGCTCAAGGCCttcctggcctccccggagcacGTGAACCGCCCCATCAATGGCAATGGGAAACAGTGA
- the CABP2 gene encoding calcium-binding protein 2 isoform X2, protein MALPQGPEGDSLPPGDPKASEDTAGPSQAPASPAVTRRRLLLRELEAQVQAAYGQDRELRPEEIEELQAAFQEFDRDRDGYIGYGDLGACMRTMGYMPTEMELIEISQQISGGKVDFEDFVELMGPKLLAETADMIGVRELRDAFREFDTNRDGCISLGELRAALKVLLGERLTQREVDEILQDIDLNGDGLIDFEEFVRMMSR, encoded by the exons ATGGCCCTTCCTCAGGGCCCAGAGGGTGACAGCCTCCCCCCGGGGGACCCCAAGGCCTCTGAGGACACTGCGgggcccagccaggcccctgcCAGCCCCGCAGTCACCAGGCGGCGGCTCCTGCTGCGGGAGCTGGAGGCCCAGGTGCAGGCGGCCTATGGGCAG GACCGGGAGCTGCGGCCGGAGGAGATTGAAG AGCTGCAGGCCGCCTTCCAGGAGTTTGACCGAGACCGGGACGGCTACATCGGCTATGGGGACCTGGGTGCCTGCATGCGGACGATGGGCTACATGCCCACTGAGATGGAGCTCATCGAGATTTCACAGCAGATCA GTGGCGGGAAGGTGGACTTTGAAGACTTTGTGGAGCTGATGGGCCCCAAGCTGCTGGCCGAGACGGCAGACATGATTGGCGTCCGGGAGCTGCGGGATGCCTTCCGAGAG TTTGACACCAATAGGGATGGCTGCATCAGCCTGGGCGAGCTCCGGGCAGCCCTCAAGGTCCTGCTGGGGGAGCGCCTCACCCAGCGGGAGGTGGACGAGATCCTTCAAGACATTGACCTCAACGGGGACGGCCTGATCGACTTTGAAG AGTTTGTGCGAATGATGTCTCGCTGA
- the CABP2 gene encoding calcium-binding protein 2 isoform X1, whose translation MVPGPMGNCAKRPRHWGPQGSWLWPGSRSGGSPHSPKEPGGPRRGVQGYSVLSSLVGPACIFLRPSIAATQLDRELRPEEIEELQAAFQEFDRDRDGYIGYGDLGACMRTMGYMPTEMELIEISQQISGGKVDFEDFVELMGPKLLAETADMIGVRELRDAFREFDTNRDGCISLGELRAALKVLLGERLTQREVDEILQDIDLNGDGLIDFEEFVRMMSR comes from the exons ATGGTTCCTGGGCCCATGGGAAACTGTGCCAAGCGGCCCCGACACTGGGGACCTCAG GGCAGTTGGCTGTGGCCCGGCTCCCGCTCAGGGGGCTCCCCCCACAGCCCCAAGGAGCCGGGGGGCCCCAGACGGGGCGTCCAGGGCTACTCGGTGCTCAGCAGCCTGGTGGGGCCTGCCTGCATCTTCCTGCGGCCCAGCATCGCTGCCACCCAGCTT GACCGGGAGCTGCGGCCGGAGGAGATTGAAG AGCTGCAGGCCGCCTTCCAGGAGTTTGACCGAGACCGGGACGGCTACATCGGCTATGGGGACCTGGGTGCCTGCATGCGGACGATGGGCTACATGCCCACTGAGATGGAGCTCATCGAGATTTCACAGCAGATCA GTGGCGGGAAGGTGGACTTTGAAGACTTTGTGGAGCTGATGGGCCCCAAGCTGCTGGCCGAGACGGCAGACATGATTGGCGTCCGGGAGCTGCGGGATGCCTTCCGAGAG TTTGACACCAATAGGGATGGCTGCATCAGCCTGGGCGAGCTCCGGGCAGCCCTCAAGGTCCTGCTGGGGGAGCGCCTCACCCAGCGGGAGGTGGACGAGATCCTTCAAGACATTGACCTCAACGGGGACGGCCTGATCGACTTTGAAG AGTTTGTGCGAATGATGTCTCGCTGA
- the CABP2 gene encoding calcium-binding protein 2 isoform X3 has protein sequence MVPGPMGNCAKRPRHWGPQDRELRPEEIEELQAAFQEFDRDRDGYIGYGDLGACMRTMGYMPTEMELIEISQQISGGKVDFEDFVELMGPKLLAETADMIGVRELRDAFREFDTNRDGCISLGELRAALKVLLGERLTQREVDEILQDIDLNGDGLIDFEEFVRMMSR, from the exons ATGGTTCCTGGGCCCATGGGAAACTGTGCCAAGCGGCCCCGACACTGGGGACCTCAG GACCGGGAGCTGCGGCCGGAGGAGATTGAAG AGCTGCAGGCCGCCTTCCAGGAGTTTGACCGAGACCGGGACGGCTACATCGGCTATGGGGACCTGGGTGCCTGCATGCGGACGATGGGCTACATGCCCACTGAGATGGAGCTCATCGAGATTTCACAGCAGATCA GTGGCGGGAAGGTGGACTTTGAAGACTTTGTGGAGCTGATGGGCCCCAAGCTGCTGGCCGAGACGGCAGACATGATTGGCGTCCGGGAGCTGCGGGATGCCTTCCGAGAG TTTGACACCAATAGGGATGGCTGCATCAGCCTGGGCGAGCTCCGGGCAGCCCTCAAGGTCCTGCTGGGGGAGCGCCTCACCCAGCGGGAGGTGGACGAGATCCTTCAAGACATTGACCTCAACGGGGACGGCCTGATCGACTTTGAAG AGTTTGTGCGAATGATGTCTCGCTGA
- the CDK2AP2 gene encoding cyclin-dependent kinase 2-associated protein 2 — protein sequence MSYKPIAPAPSSTPGSSTPGPGTPVPTAGSVPSPSGSVPGAAAPFRPLFNDFGPPSMGYVQAMKPPGAQGSQSTYTDLLSVIEEMGKEIRPTYAGSKSAMERLKRGIIHARALVRECLAETERNART from the exons ATGTCCTACAAACCCatcgcccccgcccccagcagcacCCCGGGCTCCAGCACCCCTGGGCCCGGCACCCCAGTCCCTACAG CCGGAAGTGTCCCCTCGCCATCGGGCTCGGTGCCTGGAGCTGCTGCCCCTTTCAGACCACTGTTTAACGACTTTGGACCGCCCTCCATGGGCTATGTGCAG GCAATGAAGCCACCCGGCGCCCAGGGCTCCCAGAGCACCTACACGGACTTGTTGTCGGTCATAGAGGAGATGGGCAAAGAGATCCGGCCCACCTATGCCGGCAGCAAGAGCGCCATGGAGCGCCTGAAGAGAG gcatcaTCCATGCCCGGGCCCTAGTCAGAGAGTGCCTGGCAGAGACAGAGCGGAACGCCCGCACGTAA